One window of the Asticcacaulis sp. SL142 genome contains the following:
- a CDS encoding transcriptional regulator has translation MIGLDASFLQSYYNAKAGVNSGVSSSTTTSTATNSPTGTTKAPSAPWETKSGAASSDELVRKVMAGSKFIKEGNVSLDLAGASQDYKKLFTLYQGLNTLMGIANKAQENTTTSTVMRTLQRLFTSGMSEIQDYVSDAELDHVSLVQGALTEKLKSTTGVARTDTNYVAKDIHKGSPTASVKAFEGDVKFNIAISPPSAGLYTPKNVEIDLSDMGTTTRSMGNVVNFINSKLKEVGATTRFAVERTPAKAETIKVGEKEVKVNNGLDTYSLKVQGTTTELINFSAAQMSDSVYVVQTTGDTDNDDEDEPETLDDLSTQLVKFQADISGTNPSTATAGVTDTYWSEGRTGQAVLEENITNVRQTVSGPDGSVYVLADVDGDVDGQEIKGTKDVALIKYDSAGKMLYTRTLGAADQASGLAMTVSADGKVAIAGSVTGELGVQTTKTFTSANGKTYTTSTYETTKGYNESISDSFVTVFDAAGDELWTQRRGSIGMDEALSVSFGTDGSVYVGGRAQGTMSGATDAAASAQGVTSAGGWDAYVMKFSATGGYQSTTQFGTSATDAANAMTVDGNTLYVAANENGNAVLRSYDLTSGKPVLSEMRNLGNLGGGSISSVSVYDGKVYVGGSANQSATATGANTKLMDGVSAGHAYTGGQDAFALSVDKDLTNTSADAVSFYGSTESEANAKVTFSDGKAWIAFQTKGAVDGTTKIGEKDAVLSRVDVETGEVEWQTRYTGKNGEVNPNAIAISKNSSSVLDKLGLPTGTLQYKDSSSLVANTTARPGDEFYVRDPKTGTKKKIVIEAKDTLETLATKINRAAGYKMDVKVAKVTGKPESVLTITPKYGNAEVEIIRGADGKDALDSLGLSEGLVTKAATQSSSEASKSSGKDVKMFGLNLDSNLNISDEDTIDAVKKVLEDAMKNVRSAYRYLRYGDSSEEADKKGKTGGTVPAYLTKQLANYQDALNRLGGG, from the coding sequence GTGATCGGACTGGATGCCAGCTTTCTGCAAAGCTACTATAACGCCAAAGCTGGCGTTAATAGCGGTGTGTCTTCGTCAACGACCACATCAACCGCGACAAATTCTCCGACCGGTACCACCAAGGCCCCAAGCGCGCCGTGGGAAACCAAATCCGGTGCGGCCAGTTCAGATGAACTGGTGCGCAAGGTCATGGCTGGCTCCAAATTCATCAAGGAAGGCAATGTCTCGCTTGATCTGGCCGGGGCCTCGCAGGACTATAAAAAGCTGTTTACCCTGTATCAGGGGCTGAACACCCTGATGGGGATCGCCAATAAGGCGCAGGAAAATACCACGACCTCGACCGTCATGCGCACCTTACAGCGCCTGTTTACCAGCGGCATGTCTGAAATTCAGGACTATGTGTCGGATGCTGAACTCGACCACGTTAGTCTGGTGCAGGGCGCGCTTACGGAAAAGCTGAAAAGCACGACCGGCGTGGCGCGCACCGATACGAACTATGTGGCTAAGGATATCCATAAGGGCTCGCCCACCGCATCGGTCAAGGCGTTTGAAGGCGATGTGAAGTTCAACATTGCCATCAGTCCGCCAAGTGCGGGGCTTTATACCCCTAAAAATGTTGAGATCGACTTGTCAGATATGGGCACGACGACCCGCTCGATGGGCAATGTCGTCAATTTCATCAATTCCAAACTCAAAGAGGTCGGTGCCACAACCCGTTTTGCGGTCGAGCGCACGCCGGCCAAGGCCGAAACCATCAAGGTTGGTGAAAAGGAAGTAAAGGTTAATAACGGCCTAGATACCTATTCGCTTAAGGTTCAGGGCACGACGACCGAACTGATAAACTTTTCGGCAGCTCAGATGTCGGACTCGGTCTATGTGGTTCAAACCACGGGTGATACCGATAATGATGACGAAGACGAGCCGGAAACTCTGGATGATCTGTCGACCCAGTTGGTCAAATTTCAGGCCGATATTTCCGGCACCAACCCGTCAACCGCCACAGCCGGCGTGACCGACACCTACTGGTCCGAAGGACGAACCGGGCAGGCGGTACTGGAAGAAAACATTACTAATGTTCGCCAGACCGTATCGGGGCCGGACGGCTCCGTCTATGTGCTGGCCGATGTGGATGGCGATGTCGATGGGCAGGAGATCAAAGGCACCAAGGATGTGGCCCTGATCAAATACGACTCCGCCGGTAAGATGCTTTATACCCGCACCCTAGGGGCCGCCGATCAGGCGTCAGGTTTGGCCATGACGGTAAGCGCGGATGGTAAGGTGGCGATTGCTGGTTCTGTGACCGGCGAACTGGGTGTTCAAACCACCAAGACCTTCACCAGCGCCAACGGCAAGACCTATACGACCTCGACCTATGAGACCACCAAGGGCTATAACGAAAGCATTTCAGATAGTTTCGTCACGGTTTTTGATGCCGCGGGTGATGAGTTGTGGACCCAGCGCCGCGGCTCAATCGGGATGGACGAAGCCCTGTCGGTGTCCTTTGGTACGGACGGTTCGGTCTATGTCGGCGGGCGTGCTCAGGGCACGATGAGCGGGGCGACTGATGCCGCAGCCTCTGCTCAGGGCGTCACCAGCGCCGGGGGCTGGGATGCCTACGTCATGAAGTTTTCGGCCACCGGTGGCTATCAGTCAACGACCCAGTTCGGCACCAGCGCCACCGACGCAGCCAACGCCATGACGGTTGATGGCAATACGCTTTATGTGGCGGCTAACGAAAACGGTAATGCCGTCTTGAGGTCCTATGATCTGACGTCGGGTAAGCCGGTTTTGTCTGAGATGCGTAATCTTGGTAATCTGGGCGGCGGCTCGATCAGTTCAGTGTCGGTTTATGACGGCAAGGTCTATGTGGGCGGCAGCGCCAACCAGAGTGCGACGGCGACGGGGGCGAACACAAAGCTCATGGATGGGGTGAGCGCAGGTCATGCCTATACCGGCGGCCAGGATGCCTTTGCCTTATCTGTCGATAAAGACCTGACGAATACGTCAGCCGATGCGGTGTCATTCTACGGTTCTACCGAAAGCGAAGCGAACGCGAAAGTGACCTTCAGCGATGGTAAGGCCTGGATTGCCTTCCAGACCAAGGGCGCGGTTGATGGCACCACTAAAATCGGCGAAAAAGATGCTGTGCTGTCGCGTGTGGATGTCGAAACGGGCGAGGTCGAATGGCAGACCCGCTATACCGGCAAAAACGGTGAGGTTAATCCCAACGCGATTGCTATTTCCAAGAACTCATCAAGCGTGCTCGATAAGCTGGGTTTGCCGACCGGGACCTTGCAGTACAAAGATTCGTCCAGTCTGGTGGCCAACACCACAGCCCGTCCCGGCGATGAGTTTTATGTCCGCGACCCAAAGACGGGCACCAAGAAAAAAATCGTGATCGAGGCCAAGGACACGCTGGAAACTCTGGCGACCAAGATCAATCGCGCCGCGGGTTATAAGATGGATGTCAAGGTTGCCAAGGTGACGGGCAAGCCTGAATCTGTCCTGACCATCACGCCCAAATACGGCAATGCTGAGGTCGAAATCATACGCGGGGCCGATGGTAAGGATGCGCTCGACAGTCTGGGCCTGAGCGAAGGTCTGGTGACCAAGGCTGCCACCCAGTCATCGTCCGAGGCCAGCAAGTCGTCGGGTAAGGACGTGAAGATGTTCGGTCTTAACCTCGACAGCAATCTTAATATCTCTGACGAAGACACTATTGATGCCGTCAAAAAAGTGCTGGAAGACGCGATGAAAAACGTCCGCAGCGCCTATCGTTACCTGCGCTATGGCGATTCGTCCGAAGAGGCCGATAAAAAAGGCAAGACCGGCGGCACGGTTCCGGCCTACCTGACCAAGCAACTGGCCAATTATCAGGACGCGCTGAACCGTCTCGGCGGCGGATAA
- a CDS encoding flagellar protein FlaG → MINNVSGVPQVSDVTPVKAVPDVAREMPQTVLASAGKNAADNKGASKDSKSDSMAKPLAYQLKLVIDIDPDTGDFIYKAINRLTGQVVSQLPRKELLDMKNDASYRAGSVIKTDI, encoded by the coding sequence ATGATCAACAATGTATCAGGCGTACCTCAGGTTTCAGACGTAACTCCCGTCAAAGCTGTTCCTGATGTAGCCAGGGAAATGCCGCAGACTGTTCTGGCCAGTGCCGGTAAGAATGCTGCGGATAATAAAGGCGCTTCAAAGGACTCCAAGAGCGATTCCATGGCCAAGCCCTTGGCCTATCAATTGAAGCTCGTGATCGATATCGACCCCGATACCGGCGATTTTATCTATAAAGCCATAAATCGTCTCACCGGTCAGGTCGTCAGCCAGTTGCCGCGTAAAGAATTATTGGACATGAAAAATGACGCGAGCTATCGCGCCGGTTCTGTCATAAAAACAGATATTTAA
- a CDS encoding flagellin, giving the protein MALNSVNTNVGAAIALQNLNKTNAMLSTTQERINTGLKVGSAKDNGAIFAIAQSQRSEVSALNAVSESLSRGQSVVDVSMAAGESVSDMLTQLKEKALAASDTGLDTTSRNALKEDFASIRDQIKKTLTNATFNGINLIDGSDANIKALANASGTSTLTVAGQNMSLGGSVITLATNATFATATSASNLLATIDTSIKNVSTSLSKLGTSSKALENHAGFVSKLQDAMEAGIGNLVDADMAKESAKLQALQTKQQLGIQALSIANQSTSTVLSLFR; this is encoded by the coding sequence ATGGCGCTCAATAGCGTAAACACGAACGTCGGTGCAGCGATTGCTCTGCAAAACCTCAATAAAACCAATGCTATGCTGTCTACCACTCAGGAGCGTATTAATACGGGCCTGAAAGTGGGTTCGGCTAAGGACAACGGCGCTATCTTTGCTATCGCGCAAAGCCAGCGTTCGGAAGTCAGTGCGCTGAACGCGGTATCTGAGTCCCTGTCACGCGGCCAGTCGGTCGTTGACGTGTCCATGGCTGCCGGTGAGTCGGTTTCCGACATGCTCACTCAGCTCAAGGAAAAGGCTCTGGCGGCTTCGGACACCGGCCTTGACACAACCAGCCGTAACGCTCTGAAGGAAGACTTTGCGTCTATCCGCGATCAGATCAAAAAAACCCTCACCAACGCCACTTTCAACGGGATCAACCTGATTGACGGCTCGGATGCCAACATCAAGGCCCTGGCCAATGCCAGCGGTACGAGCACGCTGACGGTCGCTGGCCAGAACATGTCTCTGGGCGGTTCTGTCATCACGTTGGCGACCAATGCGACCTTCGCAACGGCCACGTCGGCTAGCAACTTGCTGGCCACGATTGATACGTCCATCAAAAACGTATCAACCTCTCTGTCAAAGCTGGGTACATCCTCCAAGGCTCTTGAAAACCATGCAGGCTTCGTATCGAAGCTTCAGGATGCCATGGAAGCCGGTATTGGTAACCTTGTCGATGCCGACATGGCTAAGGAAAGTGCTAAACTGCAAGCTCTGCAAACCAAGCAGCAGCTCGGCATTCAGGCGCTCTCGATCGCCAACCAGTCGACCTCGACTGTTTTGAGCTTGTTCCGTTAA
- the ssb gene encoding single-stranded DNA-binding protein, which yields MAGSVNKVILVGNLGKDPEIRTLNSGDRVANLTVATSESWRDKMSGERKEKTEWHRVVIFNDNLAKIAEQYLRKGSTVYLEGSLQTRKWTDQQGVEKYSTEVVLQKFRGELTLLGGRGDGGGQSSQSSGGGYDQGGYGDDGGYGGGAPASSGPRQQGSGPAQNFDLDDEIPF from the coding sequence ATGGCGGGCAGTGTTAATAAGGTTATTCTGGTCGGGAATCTGGGCAAAGACCCGGAAATCCGCACGCTCAATTCCGGTGACCGGGTTGCCAATCTGACGGTCGCCACCTCGGAAAGCTGGCGCGACAAGATGTCGGGTGAGCGTAAGGAAAAGACTGAATGGCACCGCGTGGTGATCTTTAATGACAATCTGGCCAAGATTGCCGAGCAATACCTGCGTAAGGGCTCGACCGTTTACCTTGAGGGCTCGCTGCAAACCCGTAAATGGACGGATCAGCAGGGCGTTGAAAAATACTCCACCGAAGTCGTGTTGCAAAAATTCCGCGGTGAACTGACCCTTCTGGGCGGGCGCGGCGATGGCGGCGGGCAAAGCAGCCAGTCATCGGGCGGCGGCTACGATCAGGGCGGCTATGGTGATGACGGCGGCTACGGCGGCGGGGCCCCGGCCAGTTCCGGCCCGCGTCAGCAAGGCTCCGGCCCGGCCCAAAACTTTGATCTGGATGACGAAATTCCGTTCTAA
- a CDS encoding polysaccharide deacetylase family protein codes for MFGYLRQQFGVSNGAWLPIVHKAPTGPSRIALSLDDGPSPRTTLKVLELLKTYDTRATFFLSGERAEQYPELVQAIVDSGNAIYAHGYSHVRLDRMPSQAALNELKRTEAILAKARPTPQDYIVRLPYGSGHRSPDMHRLLKTWHPGCQIGHWRYDFKDFALADGCETLDEVGRKCDAAVDAAFADPAFLGSTILMHEDPIGVPARYVGDVASLLLERILLTAQAKGVAVTEMLPVRQKLVNRYVRTVYME; via the coding sequence ATGTTCGGCTATCTGAGGCAGCAGTTTGGCGTGTCAAATGGGGCATGGCTGCCGATTGTGCATAAGGCACCAACAGGGCCGTCGCGTATTGCCTTAAGCCTTGATGACGGCCCGTCGCCGCGCACCACGCTTAAGGTGCTTGAACTGCTGAAAACCTATGACACCAGGGCGACGTTTTTCCTGTCGGGAGAACGGGCCGAGCAATATCCCGAATTGGTACAGGCGATCGTGGATAGTGGCAATGCGATCTATGCCCACGGCTATTCCCATGTGCGGCTTGACCGGATGCCATCGCAAGCCGCCCTCAATGAATTAAAGCGCACCGAAGCGATTCTGGCGAAGGCCCGGCCTACGCCGCAGGATTATATCGTGCGTCTGCCCTATGGTTCGGGGCATCGATCGCCTGACATGCACCGTCTGCTGAAGACCTGGCATCCGGGCTGCCAGATTGGCCACTGGCGTTATGATTTCAAGGATTTTGCCCTCGCTGATGGGTGCGAAACGCTTGATGAGGTCGGGCGTAAATGCGACGCGGCGGTCGATGCCGCCTTCGCTGATCCGGCATTCTTAGGATCAACCATCCTTATGCACGAAGACCCGATCGGAGTGCCCGCGCGCTATGTCGGGGACGTCGCTTCCCTTCTTTTGGAACGGATCTTGCTGACCGCACAGGCAAAAGGTGTGGCGGTAACGGAAATGCTTCCAGTCAGGCAGAAGCTTGTCAACCGTTACGTCAGAA
- a CDS encoding flagellin, translated as MANVSVNTNVGAMIALQNLNKTNKDLSEAQNRINTGLKVASAKDNGAVYAIAQSQRADVAALGAVSDSLNRAMSAVDVAMAAGEGISDILTQMKELALSASDTGLDTVSRDALKEDFQSLRDQIKKTISNAVFNGINLIEAGADGINALASADGVNKMTVAAQDLSLGGTILSLASNATFSTATSASGLLSTLDSSVKNVSLALSRLGTSSKSLEAHSTFVSKLVDSMEAGIGNLVDADMAKESAKLTALQTKQQLGIQALSIANQAPQTILSLFQG; from the coding sequence ATGGCAAACGTATCGGTCAATACCAACGTGGGCGCAATGATCGCGCTCCAGAACCTGAACAAAACGAACAAGGATCTTTCTGAAGCCCAGAACCGCATTAATACCGGCCTGAAGGTCGCCAGCGCGAAGGACAATGGTGCGGTCTATGCGATTGCTCAAAGTCAGCGCGCCGACGTCGCAGCGCTCGGAGCGGTTTCAGACTCGCTTAACCGGGCCATGTCCGCAGTCGATGTGGCTATGGCGGCGGGTGAGGGGATTTCGGATATCCTTACTCAAATGAAGGAGTTAGCTCTATCAGCTTCGGATACCGGTCTTGATACGGTCAGTCGTGACGCCCTGAAGGAAGATTTTCAGTCGTTACGCGATCAGATCAAGAAGACGATTTCGAATGCGGTCTTTAACGGCATCAATCTGATCGAGGCGGGCGCTGACGGTATTAATGCGTTGGCTTCGGCGGATGGGGTGAACAAGATGACGGTGGCGGCGCAGGATCTTTCCCTTGGGGGAACTATTCTGTCTCTGGCGTCGAATGCGACCTTCTCGACGGCAACGTCGGCGAGTGGTTTGCTGTCCACCCTGGATAGCTCCGTTAAGAACGTTTCCCTGGCGCTCTCGCGTTTAGGGACGTCGTCAAAGTCTCTGGAGGCTCATTCTACGTTCGTTTCAAAACTTGTCGATTCCATGGAAGCGGGTATCGGAAACCTCGTGGATGCTGACATGGCCAAGGAAAGCGCCAAGCTCACCGCGCTGCAAACCAAGCAGCAGTTGGGTATTCAGGCTCTTTCTATTGCCAATCAGGCGCCGCAGACGATCCTAAGCCTGTTCCAGGGCTAA
- the flaF gene encoding flagellar biosynthesis regulator FlaF yields the protein MSLQAYQRTAARAEDPRQTEYRLFGQVTRALLEAEAADTSNFQVRIHALDWNRRMWSVFGMDCASPTNGLPEALRAQIISLSIWVSKHTSLVMRNKEDIAPLIEVNRIIMQGLMPQVQAGAAVNPADATFANRVRGSLG from the coding sequence ATGTCACTTCAGGCGTATCAGAGAACGGCCGCACGCGCGGAAGATCCTCGTCAAACCGAATACCGGCTGTTTGGTCAGGTAACGCGCGCGCTTTTGGAAGCCGAGGCTGCCGATACGTCTAATTTTCAGGTGCGCATCCATGCCCTCGACTGGAACCGGCGTATGTGGTCGGTATTCGGTATGGACTGTGCGTCACCGACTAATGGCCTGCCCGAAGCCTTGCGGGCCCAAATAATTTCTTTGTCGATCTGGGTGTCGAAGCACACGTCGCTGGTCATGCGCAATAAAGAAGACATCGCCCCTCTGATTGAGGTCAACCGTATCATTATGCAGGGTTTGATGCCGCAAGTTCAGGCGGGAGCGGCGGTTAATCCCGCCGATGCAACCTTTGCCAACCGTGTACGCGGCTCCCTAGGCTGA
- a CDS encoding flagellin, whose translation MTVSVHTNKSAMIALQNLNNTTSNLNGVQNRISTGLNVNSAKDNASVYAIAQGQRADVSSLAAVTSSLNRAASISDVSLAAGETVSDLLVELREKVVSAMDPSIDTASRNALNSDFRALLNQIKQTTTSANFDGANILDGSLPNGIQFIADADATSNITLSTRDLSLGGSTITLTSGSTIMSATIASGMLVRLDASIQNVNAALGALGSQSKQIDGHLSFVSKLTDSLNSGIGNLVDADMAKESAKLQALQVQQQLGTQALSIANSGPQVILSLFQGG comes from the coding sequence ATGACGGTCAGTGTGCATACGAATAAGTCTGCCATGATCGCGTTGCAGAATCTGAACAACACGACGAGTAATCTCAACGGGGTTCAGAACCGGATTTCGACCGGCTTAAATGTCAACAGCGCCAAAGATAATGCCTCAGTCTACGCTATCGCCCAAGGGCAGCGCGCAGACGTCAGTTCGCTGGCAGCGGTAACGTCCAGCCTTAACCGGGCGGCATCGATTTCAGATGTGTCTCTGGCGGCGGGCGAAACGGTTTCGGATTTGCTGGTTGAGTTACGCGAAAAAGTCGTTTCGGCCATGGACCCGTCGATTGATACGGCGTCGCGCAATGCGTTGAACTCGGATTTCCGCGCCTTGCTCAATCAGATCAAGCAGACGACCACCAGCGCTAATTTCGATGGTGCCAATATATTGGACGGCAGTCTGCCGAACGGTATTCAGTTCATTGCCGATGCGGATGCGACCTCAAATATTACGCTGTCGACGCGCGATCTGTCGCTTGGTGGTTCAACGATTACCTTAACATCCGGCTCTACCATCATGAGTGCCACCATTGCATCTGGGATGCTGGTGCGGCTTGATGCCTCGATTCAGAATGTTAACGCTGCCCTAGGCGCGCTGGGGTCGCAATCCAAGCAAATCGATGGTCATCTGAGTTTCGTGTCCAAGCTGACCGATTCGCTGAATTCGGGTATTGGTAATCTTGTCGATGCGGACATGGCCAAGGAAAGCGCCAAGCTTCAGGCCTTGCAGGTTCAGCAGCAGTTGGGGACGCAGGCTCTGTCAATTGCCAACTCCGGACCGCAGGTTATCTTAAGTCTGTTCCAGGGCGGTTAA
- the flbT gene encoding flagellar biosynthesis repressor FlbT, whose translation MPLKLSLKPGEKFVLNGAVVQNGDRRCSLILQNKASVLREKDIMQEHEATSPARHIYFPVMMMYLDEAGADRYYDEFLRRMTEFMGVVSQAPVLAECVAISKSIMAREYYKALMGCRKLVDFEDALLRAKE comes from the coding sequence ATGCCTTTGAAACTGTCTCTGAAGCCCGGAGAGAAGTTCGTTTTAAATGGCGCCGTCGTGCAAAACGGGGATCGCCGCTGTTCGCTGATCCTGCAAAATAAAGCCTCGGTTTTGCGTGAAAAGGACATCATGCAGGAGCATGAGGCTACGTCTCCGGCCCGTCACATCTATTTCCCGGTCATGATGATGTACCTCGATGAGGCGGGTGCTGATCGTTATTATGATGAGTTTCTGCGCCGCATGACCGAATTCATGGGGGTTGTCTCTCAGGCGCCGGTACTGGCGGAATGTGTGGCGATTTCCAAAAGCATTATGGCGCGCGAGTATTACAAGGCCCTGATGGGCTGCCGTAAGCTGGTCGACTTTGAGGATGCACTTTTAAGGGCAAAAGAGTAA